One Actinoplanes missouriensis 431 DNA segment encodes these proteins:
- a CDS encoding YbaB/EbfC family nucleoid-associated protein: MSFLDDPLPDADLWVDDWQAGLEERLARTRALAGRLHALTGTGTAGGDLVVVAVDSSGSLTGLQLSEEVRRHSARWIAEQVLAASEAARVDLARQAAEVAGQGGDDETAEGRVLLAAFTDRLGGPGDAR, encoded by the coding sequence ATGTCCTTTCTTGATGATCCTCTCCCTGATGCGGATCTCTGGGTCGACGACTGGCAGGCCGGGCTCGAGGAACGGCTCGCCCGCACCCGTGCGCTGGCCGGGAGACTGCACGCGCTCACCGGAACCGGGACGGCCGGCGGTGACCTGGTCGTCGTCGCCGTCGACAGCTCCGGTTCGCTGACCGGCCTTCAGCTGTCCGAGGAGGTGCGGCGGCATTCCGCGCGGTGGATCGCCGAGCAGGTGCTGGCCGCGTCCGAGGCGGCGCGGGTCGATCTGGCGCGGCAGGCCGCCGAGGTGGCTGGGCAGGGCGGCGACGACGAGACAGCCGAGGGCCGGGTTCTGCTGGCCGCCTTCACCGACCGTCTCGGCGGACCAGGGGACGCGCGGTGA
- a CDS encoding prolyl oligopeptidase family serine peptidase, with product MIDPYLWLEDLDSPDALRWVSERNAETLASLADAEFARLRDAVREVLDSKERISFPAWGGDGFYYDFWRDADHPRGLWRRTTPEEFRCDEPDWDVLLDLDALNAAEGTNWTWGGATVLRPGYDRCLISLARGGSDAVVVREFDLVARAFVKDGFALPEAKSDVGWIDADHIFVATDFGDGSLTSSGYARIVKRWRRGTPLSEAETVFEGQHDDVLISASHDPAPGFERDFVVQRVEFFRTRYHLRRPDGELVRIEIPEDADFDVHREWMLIRLRTPWREFPAGALIVTDFDDFLAGGRDLTVLFQPDDRTSLSSYAWTRHHLLLATLADVKTRIEILTPGSPSWTREPLDAAGEFDNTWIVDTEPESSDAYLIASEGFLQPASLRLGASTVLKREPAFFDTDGLAVRQHFAVSADGTRVPYFVVGGDGCGPALLTGYGGFEISRTPDYGGVRGRGWLARGGAYILANIRGGGEYGPAWHQAALRENRTKAYEDFAAVARDLVDRGITTPAQLGITGGSNGGLLMGVMLTRYPELFGAVVAAVPLLDMRRYTKLLAGKSWIAEYGDPDVPGDWEFLRGYSPYQNVRPDRPYPPVLFLTSTRDDRVHPGHARKMLALLRENGHEAWLYENVEGGHGAAADNEQAATREALCLEFLWRKLHQRG from the coding sequence GTGATCGACCCGTACCTGTGGCTTGAAGATCTTGATTCTCCGGATGCTCTCCGGTGGGTCTCGGAGCGGAACGCGGAGACGCTCGCGTCGCTGGCCGACGCGGAGTTCGCGCGGCTGCGGGATGCCGTCCGGGAGGTGCTGGACAGCAAGGAGCGGATCTCGTTCCCAGCTTGGGGCGGGGACGGGTTCTACTACGACTTCTGGCGGGACGCCGACCATCCGCGGGGGCTGTGGCGGCGGACCACGCCCGAGGAGTTCCGGTGCGACGAGCCGGACTGGGACGTGTTGCTGGACCTCGACGCGCTGAACGCGGCCGAGGGCACGAACTGGACGTGGGGCGGCGCCACCGTGCTGCGCCCGGGGTACGACAGGTGCCTGATCTCGCTGGCCCGGGGTGGTTCGGACGCCGTGGTGGTGCGCGAGTTCGACCTGGTCGCCCGGGCCTTCGTCAAGGACGGGTTCGCGCTGCCGGAGGCGAAATCCGACGTCGGCTGGATCGACGCCGACCACATCTTCGTGGCGACCGACTTCGGTGACGGCTCGCTGACCTCGTCCGGGTACGCACGGATCGTCAAGCGGTGGCGACGCGGCACCCCGCTGTCCGAGGCGGAGACGGTCTTCGAGGGACAGCACGACGACGTCCTGATCAGCGCGTCACATGACCCGGCGCCCGGTTTCGAGCGCGACTTCGTGGTCCAGCGCGTCGAGTTCTTCCGCACCCGGTACCACCTGCGGCGACCGGACGGGGAACTGGTCCGGATCGAGATCCCCGAGGACGCCGACTTCGACGTGCACCGGGAGTGGATGCTGATCCGCCTCCGGACGCCGTGGCGGGAGTTCCCGGCCGGCGCGCTGATCGTCACGGACTTCGACGACTTCCTGGCGGGCGGGCGCGACCTCACCGTGCTGTTCCAGCCGGACGACCGGACGTCGCTGAGCTCCTACGCGTGGACGCGCCACCACCTGCTGCTCGCCACGCTGGCCGACGTGAAGACGCGGATCGAGATCCTGACGCCGGGCTCGCCGTCGTGGACGCGGGAGCCGCTCGACGCGGCCGGCGAGTTCGACAACACCTGGATCGTGGACACCGAGCCGGAGAGCTCGGACGCGTACCTGATCGCCTCCGAAGGGTTCCTGCAACCGGCGTCGCTGCGGCTCGGGGCGAGCACCGTCCTCAAGCGGGAGCCGGCCTTCTTCGACACGGACGGCCTGGCGGTCCGGCAGCACTTCGCGGTCTCGGCGGACGGGACGAGAGTGCCGTACTTCGTGGTCGGCGGCGACGGCTGCGGGCCGGCGCTGCTCACCGGGTACGGCGGTTTCGAGATCTCCAGGACCCCGGACTACGGCGGGGTGCGCGGTCGGGGCTGGCTGGCCCGCGGCGGCGCCTACATCCTCGCCAACATCCGGGGCGGCGGCGAATACGGGCCGGCCTGGCATCAGGCCGCGCTGCGGGAGAACCGGACCAAGGCCTACGAGGACTTCGCGGCCGTCGCCCGCGACCTGGTGGACCGCGGCATCACCACGCCCGCGCAACTCGGCATCACCGGCGGCAGCAACGGCGGGCTGCTGATGGGCGTCATGCTGACCCGCTATCCGGAGCTGTTCGGCGCGGTGGTCGCGGCGGTGCCGCTGCTCGACATGCGCCGCTACACGAAACTGCTGGCCGGCAAATCCTGGATCGCCGAGTACGGGGACCCGGACGTCCCCGGCGACTGGGAGTTCCTGCGGGGGTATTCGCCCTATCAGAACGTCCGGCCCGATCGGCCGTACCCTCCGGTCCTGTTCCTCACCTCGACCCGCGACGACCGGGTGCATCCCGGGCACGCGCGGAAGATGCTCGCGCTGCTGCGCGAGAACGGGCACGAGGCGTGGCTCTACGAGAACGTGGAGGGCGGGCACGGCGCGGCCGCGGACAACGAGCAGGCCGCCACCCGTGAGGCGCTGTGCCTGGAGTTCCTCTGGCGCAAGCTCCACCAGCGGGGATGA
- a CDS encoding type VII secretion target, with protein sequence MRAAPEELRRHASCLDAAAETLERVRIAGDDTGMTPGAYGHLCAMVPALLDQARVPLVAAIEAAARAVGNSADAVRRTAGEYQLTDDTAAGDMRHDGASR encoded by the coding sequence GTGAGGGCGGCACCCGAGGAGCTCCGGCGGCACGCCTCGTGCCTCGACGCGGCGGCCGAAACCCTGGAGCGTGTCCGTATTGCCGGAGATGACACCGGGATGACGCCGGGCGCCTACGGTCATCTCTGCGCCATGGTGCCTGCTCTCCTCGACCAGGCACGAGTGCCACTGGTCGCGGCGATCGAGGCAGCGGCCCGGGCGGTCGGCAACAGCGCCGACGCGGTACGACGGACCGCCGGCGAGTACCAGCTCACCGACGACACGGCCGCCGGCGACATGCGGCACGACGGTGCGTCGCGATGA
- a CDS encoding helicase HerA domain-containing protein, translated as MEEQERAALAALRFNWAPVPDDVWRPMPFHVDGLHPAVIRDVLDGVADARTSDGGSPIGLVIQGQRGSGKTHLLGWVRQQVQEQGGYFFLAGLLDGAGFWDSVLAAMLDGLSRPVPGSRQTQLVMLLRRLSAMVGAPRTARRAVMGETELTKASLDAFIEGLGEFDRQVARASQDTARALALSASEDLSHRDLAENYFLSGEESEPGERAAWGMRRAPRRPQLIVQDLSWLLALTGPSVIAIDQIDTLIAQSSIAAGADLQKAVRISPEQAYLLSQIAEGLMSLRQVTRRTFTVVACIPDSWATIRAMATDTVGDRFRLAPTLEVIKDDDLGRAIIEKRFTVRYADIGFTPPYPSWPVLPQAFASAGDYTPRQLLIEIDTHIRRCIAEDVVLELERLGAPPSTEPHAPRPIAPAVAVDELDRFDARFAELKRAADVAGPLAKSGEDALVPDLLAAGLTAWILERGDAGEAFSVDPPPSTNPPLHARLRLTLDENTEDQVHWCFRAISHEHHGNAALSRIRKAAMAAGLDQQITKRKLFLLRSGGWSGAATRKAVDAFEAAGGRVLELDGEDLRVLSALRVMLSEESIDLQAWLADRQPTTGVRLIQEALSDAAGNGPAAPASEPTPTPAPAPVVTSSEGTFTIGYGYDSGRPAALPLESLRKHATIFAGSGSGKTVLIRRIVEECALQGVSSIVLDPNNDLARLGQGWPEPPAQWRGGDAAKSAEYLASTDVVVWTPRRVAGRPLSFQPLPDFRGVLDDPDEFAEAVEAAVASLAPRAMVSGRAAKAHLGLAVLRKAVEHYGRRGGTGLKGLIDTLSDLPDGIIDLDGADKIALGLAQTLTAAMVNDPLFGGEGTPMDPGTLLTPAPGKRARVSVVSLIGLPSDDARQSFVNQLQMALFAWIKKNPAGDRPLLGLLIMDEAQTFAPSGAMTACTQSTLALAAQARKYGLGLIFATQAPKGLHNRIPGNAATQLYGLLNSPIQIEAAREMAKAKGGDVPDVSRLTVGEFYLAAEGAAPAKIRTPLSLTHHPRSPMTVEEVLRVARP; from the coding sequence ATGGAGGAGCAGGAACGCGCCGCGCTCGCCGCGCTGCGATTCAACTGGGCGCCGGTCCCGGACGACGTCTGGCGGCCGATGCCGTTCCACGTCGACGGCCTGCACCCGGCGGTGATCCGTGACGTGCTCGACGGGGTGGCCGACGCCCGGACCAGCGACGGCGGCAGCCCGATCGGCCTGGTGATCCAGGGGCAGCGCGGCTCCGGCAAGACGCACCTGCTCGGCTGGGTCCGCCAGCAGGTGCAGGAGCAGGGCGGTTACTTCTTCCTCGCCGGGCTCCTCGACGGCGCGGGATTCTGGGACAGCGTGCTGGCCGCCATGCTGGACGGCCTGTCCCGCCCGGTGCCCGGCAGCCGGCAGACCCAGCTGGTGATGCTGCTGCGCCGGCTGTCCGCGATGGTGGGCGCGCCGCGTACGGCACGGCGGGCCGTCATGGGGGAGACCGAGCTCACCAAGGCGTCCCTGGACGCGTTCATCGAAGGGCTCGGCGAGTTCGACCGGCAGGTCGCCCGCGCGAGTCAGGACACCGCTCGCGCGCTGGCCCTCAGCGCTTCCGAGGATCTCAGCCATCGTGACCTGGCGGAGAACTACTTCCTCTCCGGTGAGGAGTCCGAGCCGGGCGAACGCGCGGCGTGGGGCATGCGCCGGGCGCCGCGGCGACCGCAACTGATCGTGCAGGACCTGTCCTGGCTGCTCGCCCTGACCGGCCCGTCGGTGATCGCCATCGACCAGATCGACACGCTCATCGCGCAGAGCTCGATCGCGGCGGGCGCCGACCTGCAGAAGGCCGTCCGGATCAGCCCGGAGCAGGCCTATCTGCTCAGCCAGATCGCCGAGGGACTGATGAGCCTGCGGCAGGTGACGCGGCGGACGTTCACGGTCGTCGCCTGCATCCCGGATTCCTGGGCGACGATCCGCGCCATGGCCACCGACACGGTCGGTGACCGGTTCCGCCTGGCGCCCACCCTGGAGGTCATCAAGGACGACGACCTGGGCCGGGCCATCATCGAGAAGCGTTTCACCGTGCGGTACGCGGACATCGGGTTCACTCCGCCGTACCCGTCGTGGCCGGTCCTGCCGCAGGCCTTCGCCTCCGCCGGCGACTACACACCCCGCCAGCTGCTCATCGAGATCGACACGCACATCCGCCGGTGCATCGCCGAGGACGTGGTCCTGGAACTGGAGCGGCTCGGCGCGCCGCCGTCCACCGAGCCGCACGCGCCGCGCCCGATCGCACCGGCCGTCGCCGTCGACGAGCTGGACCGGTTCGACGCCCGCTTCGCGGAGCTGAAACGGGCTGCGGACGTCGCCGGACCGCTGGCGAAGTCCGGTGAGGACGCCCTCGTGCCGGACCTGCTCGCCGCCGGGCTCACCGCGTGGATCCTGGAGCGCGGCGACGCCGGCGAGGCGTTCTCGGTCGACCCGCCGCCGAGCACGAATCCGCCACTGCACGCCCGGCTCCGGCTGACCCTCGACGAGAACACCGAGGACCAGGTCCACTGGTGTTTCCGGGCGATCAGCCACGAGCATCACGGCAACGCCGCGCTCTCCCGCATCCGCAAGGCGGCCATGGCGGCCGGTCTCGATCAGCAGATCACCAAGCGCAAGCTGTTCCTGCTCCGCAGCGGCGGCTGGTCCGGGGCGGCGACACGCAAGGCCGTGGACGCGTTCGAGGCGGCCGGCGGCCGGGTTCTCGAGCTGGACGGCGAGGATCTGCGGGTGCTGTCCGCACTGCGCGTGATGCTGTCCGAGGAGAGCATCGACCTGCAGGCGTGGCTCGCCGACCGGCAGCCGACGACCGGCGTGCGGCTGATCCAGGAGGCCCTGTCCGACGCCGCCGGGAACGGGCCTGCCGCACCGGCATCGGAGCCGACGCCGACGCCGGCACCGGCTCCGGTGGTCACCTCATCCGAGGGAACCTTCACCATCGGGTACGGCTACGACTCCGGCCGACCGGCGGCGCTCCCGCTGGAATCACTCCGCAAACACGCGACGATCTTCGCGGGCTCCGGCTCCGGCAAGACCGTGCTGATCCGCCGGATCGTCGAGGAATGCGCCCTGCAGGGCGTCTCCAGCATCGTCCTCGATCCGAACAACGACCTGGCGCGGCTCGGCCAGGGCTGGCCGGAACCGCCGGCGCAGTGGCGCGGTGGTGACGCGGCCAAATCGGCCGAGTACCTGGCCTCCACGGACGTCGTCGTCTGGACGCCGCGGCGGGTGGCCGGCCGCCCGCTCAGTTTCCAGCCGCTCCCGGACTTCCGTGGCGTGCTGGACGATCCGGACGAGTTCGCCGAGGCGGTCGAGGCGGCCGTCGCCTCGCTCGCGCCCCGGGCGATGGTGTCCGGGCGTGCCGCCAAGGCGCATCTGGGGCTCGCGGTGCTGCGCAAGGCGGTCGAGCACTACGGCCGTCGCGGCGGCACCGGGCTCAAAGGACTGATCGACACCCTGTCCGACCTGCCGGACGGCATCATCGACCTGGACGGCGCCGACAAGATCGCGCTCGGTCTGGCGCAGACGCTCACCGCCGCCATGGTCAACGATCCGCTGTTCGGCGGCGAGGGCACGCCGATGGACCCGGGCACGCTGCTCACGCCGGCGCCCGGGAAGCGCGCCCGGGTCTCGGTCGTCAGCCTGATCGGGCTGCCCTCGGACGACGCGCGCCAGAGCTTCGTCAACCAGCTCCAGATGGCCCTGTTCGCCTGGATCAAGAAGAACCCCGCGGGCGACCGGCCGCTCCTGGGCCTGCTGATCATGGATGAGGCGCAGACCTTCGCGCCGTCCGGCGCCATGACGGCCTGCACCCAGAGCACCCTGGCGCTGGCGGCGCAGGCCCGCAAGTACGGCCTCGGGCTGATCTTCGCGACCCAGGCGCCGAAAGGCCTGCACAACAGGATCCCGGGCAACGCGGCGACCCAGCTCTACGGCCTGCTGAACAGCCCCATCCAGATCGAGGCGGCCCGGGAGATGGCGAAGGCCAAGGGCGGTGACGTCCCGGACGTCTCCCGACTGACCGTGGGCGAGTTCTATCTGGCGGCAGAGGGGGCGGCGCCCGCGAAGATCCGGACGCCGCTGTCCCTGACCCATCACCCGCGCAGCCCGATGACCGTCGAGGAGGTCCTGCGAGTCGCGCGGCCATGA
- a CDS encoding endonuclease domain-containing protein, with product MVTGAGSGATTPAGFVAAVLDDMERVAAELLPAWLPEAADIHRTDLGGVAAVRIIAEGRAARAHYSRPLLRDLALLALTGQRTESRLPARARAGQLARLIAESFGRERCVLLVSPAPGLTPLERDAAVAGGDWLARHARAGIWLVSDVPVDVERVPVVTVDSWADEPGPPPVVRAGGPEAVVVGRPHPASAVEAALEAALAAESWAAGRRWNQTYQPTALSAPIRLDLCWPRERCVVELDGPEHCHPVRFEADRQRDVQLQLDGYAVLRFTNARVVHDVGAVVHQIGTYIRGRRRDTAEGS from the coding sequence GTGGTGACCGGCGCGGGCTCCGGAGCGACGACCCCCGCCGGGTTCGTCGCCGCGGTGCTGGACGACATGGAACGCGTCGCCGCCGAGCTGCTTCCGGCCTGGCTGCCCGAGGCGGCCGACATCCACCGGACCGATCTCGGCGGGGTGGCCGCCGTCCGGATCATCGCCGAGGGCCGGGCGGCCCGTGCGCACTACAGCCGGCCGTTGCTGCGGGACCTGGCCCTGCTCGCGCTCACCGGGCAGCGGACCGAGAGCCGGCTTCCGGCCCGGGCCCGCGCCGGGCAGCTCGCCCGCCTGATCGCCGAGAGCTTCGGCCGGGAACGCTGCGTGCTGCTCGTGTCGCCCGCCCCGGGCCTCACACCGCTGGAACGCGATGCGGCGGTGGCCGGCGGTGACTGGCTCGCCCGTCACGCCCGCGCGGGGATCTGGCTGGTCAGCGACGTGCCGGTCGACGTGGAGCGGGTCCCCGTGGTGACTGTGGACAGTTGGGCCGATGAGCCCGGGCCGCCGCCGGTTGTCCGGGCCGGCGGGCCGGAAGCGGTCGTCGTCGGCAGGCCGCACCCGGCCAGCGCGGTGGAGGCGGCTCTGGAGGCCGCGCTCGCCGCCGAGAGCTGGGCCGCCGGCCGCCGGTGGAACCAGACTTATCAGCCGACCGCGCTCAGCGCCCCGATCCGGCTGGATCTCTGCTGGCCGCGCGAACGGTGCGTGGTGGAGCTGGACGGACCGGAGCACTGCCATCCGGTGCGTTTCGAGGCCGACCGGCAGCGCGACGTTCAGTTGCAACTCGACGGCTACGCCGTCCTCCGATTCACCAATGCACGTGTCGTCCACGACGTGGGCGCCGTGGTGCATCAGATCGGCACCTATATTCGGGGCCGGCGGCGCGACACAGCGGAAGGAAGCTGA
- a CDS encoding WXG100 family type VII secretion target — protein MSVNPLVVESQGSTTWHTGLGLVGDVADIAEGIRNNSWVDPVLGGVGAGLDLLTLAIDPLGGLMAWGVSWLMEHVRPLREALDHLAGNADQVAAHAATWSNVSAFTSGAGQDYAGHVTTDISGWSGAAADAYRDHARRHLESLDGLATATRGIAYAVEGAGLLVALVRGIVRDLIAEFVATLAVRLPQWLAVEGLTLGIASPAVASQVSALVLKWSHRIQHFIRGLLTSLRHLSAKLSDLVDAFGGLRQNGQEITRTEPFKTSAGRPSQTGGEVRPPGGNADFETRWAEVTYDAIRANDDDVPAIIQTARAHGFTPDDIIAIKNHLFREQHLLDSYDEGEMALFDANPRIAEAWQRLAGGHPHPADIDLLQHERYEAAFMSSSGDPSYRRAHAATLEAGFTWDPEAAAADGFGYQRRD, from the coding sequence ATGAGCGTCAACCCGCTCGTCGTGGAGAGCCAGGGCTCGACGACCTGGCACACCGGGCTGGGCCTGGTCGGGGACGTCGCGGACATCGCCGAGGGGATTCGCAACAACAGCTGGGTGGACCCCGTCCTCGGCGGCGTCGGCGCCGGCCTGGACCTGCTCACCCTCGCGATCGACCCGCTCGGCGGGCTGATGGCCTGGGGCGTCTCCTGGCTGATGGAACACGTCCGGCCCCTCAGGGAGGCCCTCGACCACCTCGCCGGCAACGCCGACCAGGTCGCCGCGCACGCCGCCACCTGGTCGAATGTCAGCGCGTTCACCAGCGGGGCCGGCCAGGACTACGCCGGTCACGTCACGACCGACATATCCGGCTGGTCCGGCGCGGCCGCCGACGCCTACCGCGATCACGCCCGCCGGCACCTGGAGAGCCTGGACGGCCTCGCCACCGCCACCCGCGGCATCGCCTACGCCGTGGAGGGCGCCGGCCTGCTCGTCGCCCTGGTCCGCGGCATCGTCCGCGACCTCATCGCCGAGTTCGTCGCCACCCTCGCCGTCCGCCTGCCGCAGTGGCTCGCCGTGGAGGGCCTCACCCTGGGCATCGCCAGCCCCGCCGTGGCGAGCCAGGTGTCCGCGCTGGTCCTCAAGTGGTCCCACCGCATCCAGCACTTCATCCGAGGCCTGCTGACCAGCCTCCGCCATCTCAGTGCCAAGCTGTCGGATCTGGTCGATGCCTTTGGCGGGCTCAGACAGAACGGCCAGGAAATCACTCGGACGGAGCCCTTTAAAACATCTGCGGGACGACCGTCGCAGACCGGCGGGGAGGTGCGCCCGCCCGGGGGTAACGCCGACTTCGAGACCCGGTGGGCGGAGGTGACCTACGACGCGATTCGAGCCAACGACGACGACGTTCCCGCCATCATCCAAACTGCCCGTGCACATGGGTTCACACCAGACGACATTATTGCCATCAAGAACCATCTTTTCCGGGAGCAACACCTGCTCGACTCTTACGACGAAGGCGAAATGGCCTTGTTCGACGCGAATCCGCGTATTGCAGAGGCTTGGCAACGGCTCGCGGGCGGGCACCCACATCCCGCTGACATCGATCTGCTGCAGCATGAACGGTACGAAGCCGCGTTCATGTCCAGCAGTGGAGACCCGAGCTACCGGAGAGCACACGCTGCCACGCTTGAGGCCGGGTTCACGTGGGATCCTGAAGCCGCAGCCGCCGACGGCTTCGGCTATCAACGCAGGGACTGA
- a CDS encoding glycerol-3-phosphate dehydrogenase/oxidase has product MNTGVISTQARAAALAALSATSASDELDVLVIGAGVVGAGAALDAATRGLSVGLLEARDFASGTSSRSSKLIHGGLRYLEMLDFSLVREALRERGLLIGKLAPHLVRPVPFLYPLQHRAWERLYIGAGIALYDTLALSGGNTGLPRHRHLSRVEALKAFPSLRPETLIGAIRYYDAQVDDARHTMFLARTAAAYGAHVASRTEVIGFLREGRRVVGVRARDLESGAELEIRARTVINATGVWTGDSQAMLSGERGQFKITASKGIHLVVPRDRISARSGMILRTATSVLFVIPWDRHWVIGTTDTPWNLDKAEPAASGRDVDYLLAEVNKALVTPLTRDDVQGVYAGLRPLLSAEASSTAKLSREHAVGNPVPGLVIVAGGKYTTYRVMAKDAVDAAVAELSTRVPASCTDQVPLLGADGFRAAWNRRAQLARRAGVHVNRIEHLLRRYGTLIDEVLTLIDEDPALGKPLDGAPDYLAAEVVYAATHEGARHLEDVLSRRTRISIETTDRGVAAARTTAKLIAGPLGWTEEQVEREVAHYEAVVMAELSAQEQPDDESADAARRTAPLAATLA; this is encoded by the coding sequence ATGAACACCGGAGTGATCTCGACGCAGGCGCGTGCCGCGGCGCTGGCCGCCCTCTCCGCCACCTCGGCTTCCGACGAACTCGACGTGCTGGTGATCGGCGCCGGTGTGGTCGGCGCGGGCGCGGCCCTGGACGCCGCCACCCGCGGGCTCTCCGTCGGCCTGCTCGAGGCCCGTGACTTCGCGAGCGGCACCTCCAGCCGGTCCAGCAAGCTGATCCACGGCGGTCTGCGCTACCTGGAGATGCTCGACTTCTCGCTGGTCCGCGAGGCGCTGCGGGAACGCGGCCTGCTGATCGGAAAACTCGCGCCGCACCTGGTCCGCCCGGTGCCGTTCCTCTACCCGCTGCAGCACCGGGCCTGGGAGCGGCTCTACATCGGCGCCGGCATCGCGCTCTACGACACGCTCGCGCTCTCCGGCGGCAACACCGGCCTCCCCCGCCACCGTCACCTGTCCCGCGTCGAAGCCCTCAAGGCGTTCCCGTCGCTGCGCCCCGAGACCCTGATCGGCGCGATCCGCTACTACGACGCCCAGGTCGACGACGCGCGGCACACCATGTTCCTGGCCCGCACCGCGGCCGCCTACGGCGCGCACGTGGCCTCCCGCACCGAGGTGATCGGCTTCCTCCGCGAGGGGCGGCGCGTGGTCGGCGTCCGGGCCCGCGACCTGGAGAGCGGCGCCGAACTGGAGATCCGCGCCCGCACCGTGATCAACGCGACCGGGGTGTGGACCGGCGACAGCCAGGCCATGCTCTCCGGCGAACGCGGCCAATTCAAGATCACCGCGAGCAAGGGCATCCACCTGGTGGTGCCGCGCGACCGGATCTCCGCCCGGTCCGGCATGATCCTGCGTACGGCGACGAGCGTCCTGTTCGTGATCCCGTGGGACAGGCACTGGGTCATCGGCACCACCGACACCCCGTGGAACCTGGACAAGGCCGAGCCCGCGGCGTCCGGCCGGGACGTCGACTATCTGCTCGCCGAGGTCAACAAGGCGCTCGTCACCCCGCTCACCCGCGACGACGTGCAGGGCGTCTACGCCGGGCTGCGGCCGCTGCTCTCCGCCGAGGCGTCCAGCACCGCGAAGCTGTCCCGCGAGCACGCCGTCGGCAACCCGGTGCCCGGCCTGGTCATCGTCGCCGGGGGCAAGTACACGACGTACCGGGTGATGGCGAAGGACGCGGTGGACGCCGCCGTCGCCGAACTCAGCACCCGGGTGCCGGCCTCCTGCACCGACCAGGTCCCGCTGCTCGGCGCCGACGGCTTCCGCGCCGCCTGGAACCGCCGGGCCCAGCTGGCCCGCCGCGCCGGAGTCCACGTGAACCGCATCGAGCACCTGCTCCGCCGGTACGGCACCCTGATCGACGAGGTGCTCACCCTGATCGACGAGGACCCGGCGCTCGGCAAGCCGCTCGACGGCGCACCGGACTACCTCGCCGCCGAGGTCGTCTACGCGGCCACCCACGAGGGCGCCCGGCACCTGGAGGACGTGCTGTCCCGCCGTACCCGGATCTCCATCGAAACCACCGACCGCGGCGTCGCCGCGGCCCGGACCACCGCGAAGCTGATCGCCGGACCGCTCGGCTGGACCGAGGAGCAGGTGGAGCGGGAGGTAGCCCACTACGAGGCGGTGGTGATGGCCGAACTGTCCGCCCAGGAACAGCCCGACGACGAGAGCGCCGACGCGGCCCGCCGAACCGCTCCCCTCGCAGCAACACTCGCCTGA